From bacterium, one genomic window encodes:
- a CDS encoding AbrB/MazE/SpoVT family DNA-binding domain-containing protein: protein MKTKLIRIGNSRGVRIPRSLLQEVNLGEQFEMVAVRDEIILRPSRLPRAGWEDQFRAMAAQRDDRLVDKAAEAPTEFDRGEWEW, encoded by the coding sequence ATGAAGACGAAGCTGATCCGGATCGGCAACTCGCGCGGCGTGCGTATCCCCAGGAGCCTGTTGCAGGAGGTCAACCTCGGCGAGCAGTTCGAGATGGTGGCGGTTCGGGATGAGATCATTCTGCGTCCCTCGCGGCTGCCGCGGGCAGGGTGGGAAGACCAGTTCCGCGCCATGGCGGCGCAGCGTGACGATCGGCTCGTCGACAAGGCGGCCGAGGCGCCCACCGAGTTCGACCGGGGCGAGTGGGAATGGTGA